AAGGTGCAGAAGAGAAGGCCCTGGAACTTAATGGGAGTGACATGGGAGGAGGATTCAAACTAGTTGTTGTGCCTGCTTTAAAACCCGTGGGAAACAGCCCCATTCCTGTCGATGATGCTTTCCCACGTGGCTTCATGATCCCAGGTATATAATAAATTCTTGATTCTTGGTAACAAGGCAGTGGATTCTCAtttatctcttttgtttttgtttcagctCGGGTTGCCAACCCCAAGAAGACGAGCCGTtacaagatgaagaagaagaaggccaACCGTAAGAAGGCTTGGAAGTAGAAAGCCTATTCTCAACTGGTGATGCACTGCAATCCTacttttgtctctctttatgCGATATATCGTCCTGCACCTTTAACATTATCCCACCTGTCTTGTCTTATATGTGGGTCCCGATGTTAAAACTCAGTACTCATGACCTGTtcctgtttcttttttttttttttgaactttgacCTGTTCCTGTTTCATTGAGTCGTTTGTCCGATTTGCGGCTAACTCGAATAATGTTGTGATGGAAAAAAAGGATTTTATTTTTGCCGTATAGTACTCAGTCTTATCAGATGTTATCATCACGCTGAGTAGTGTTAATAATAGATTTCTAGGTATCATTTGCGAATTTGAAAATTCATAGCTACATATTCATACTGTATATTAGGCATGTAGGGATtcaatttgaaaacaaaatgtaTGCGTCTATTGATTATTTTAAGACTATATATTCAGTGTAATGTACACGTGTATAGAGAAGTAAcaatattttagggttttgggGGAGCAAGAAGATGCCCCCTCGCTCGCTGATCATCCCTCTTCTTATAGTGTTCTCTGCCATATTACATCGGTGCATGTTCATTAATCCTCCTTTAGTTCACTTCGTCCGTTTAGATATCTTTTAGGTTTACCGGACCCATATCAAAACTACAAATATATTGGTTAACAATAACGATTTGGTTAAATCTTCTACGTACGTACGTAGATTTCTTATACtgataagaaacaaatattaaaaatgttttgtaaTATAAATACATCACCATCAAAATGTGTGACCCCTTCTTAACATGCATACCAAAACCAATTTGTGTGACCCATGtatcattaattatcatttaCAGATAGATAGAAAATATGTAGATGAAACttgtatagatagatagataaagaCTAAACTTACACGAATCCAGGCACTAGAATATCACCTACAATTTCATTGTCTTTTATACCACATATGTGAGTTTTGAGATAACGGCTTCATAACGCGTGCTCGTTTGCTTTATGCTTTTGTCATCAGAAACGCCATCTTAATTAGTCTGACCAATTCGTATATGCTGGTATCGTAATATTATTAGAAATAGATAGTTGAACGTACATAAGTCTAGTTATACCCGTGATGCCGTGTTCTCCTTAGAGGTAATTCTACATTTCCATGAGTAACTACAGAGTAAGGGAATACGAAGTTGTCCTAGGTAGGCGAGTTTACATATCTCGACGCTCATTGGTTAACACATTTTCTTCCATCTGATCTGGTTACATGCATCATGCATGACGAGGTAACTATTCGTGGGTCACATGTTGAAGTTGGCATAACTCATCCAGTTATTTGAGCTTTTCCTAGAATCACACAAACACTCTATGATAAAGCAAAAATGTATAAATGTTACGCGTTGTAGAAAAAAGGGACTATGTGTTTGGCGCTGCATAAGTCAGCTAGAATAAGTTGTTGTGACGGTGCATCACCGTTGGGTTGAGCGTTTGACCGCTGCATAATCGGCCATTCAGGGCGAGTTTTAGAACATGGTGCTATACTAAAGCGGCTAGTGatactataaattttaaaacttctattattttgtaaaaaaagttGGTTACTCGCTTTCTCCTGTCTTTAGGAGTGGAGAATTTAATATTcttcttttacattttaaaaggcatcatttattttttgcttcAAGCATCATAGTTTGACGGAAGGGtcaatattataaatttttctttatcaaaagaatattataattttttttttttttgctaaaggattttcaattaaaattgcaggagaaaagaaaatgttccaatattataattttatttctgtAATTAAATTGATAAGATAAAAGTGACACAAACACCTTTGGACATGTGGCTTAAACCACCTATGCTAGTCTGACTGTGTACTGAAATATGGtgatttttatcttttagtCTGCAAAATTGATCCCTGTGGTTCTATGGTGTAGTGGTTAGCACTCTGGACTTTGAATCCAGCGACCTGGGTTCGACTCCCGGTAGGACCTATTTTAAGccattttaactttttaaaaatacaaacaaatagCAATGTCATTCTAAAAAACCCATGAATCCATGCCCCCTTCAAGAGCATTCGCCTTTGGAGACGACAAGGAGAAAAAGCATGTACGACTACAACATCCCGGAGTGATTattcttcatatatatatattctctccATGCAGTTACGGTAACGTGTCCAAAATCATGTGGATGAGATATCGCTTCAATGGCATCTCCACATCCGAAACAAAGAATACTACCTTCTTCAACATGGAAAGTTGTACATTTtgttcaaaattataaaaacgaTAGTTCTGAAGATGGTAGCTGTTATCTTTCGATTACAATTATCTTACGTTTTGACCAAGGAAGTGATAAGCTGTAGTAGAACGAACGAGAAAAGCTCCCAATTTTATAGAACTATGATTTTTTCGTAGATATGCACTCACTAGTGATCACAAGAAATTATATACTAATATGTATCCAAAATGAACGAACGTTAAAGCCTAGCAAAAGTCGTgttcttaataatattttacggCTTCATCCATTCCTTCAAAAGCATCTTCTTCTTTCCAGCTATAAACGTCTCCACCGTCGATCTAAACTCATCACTGCTCAGGTCATCAATATCACACAACCGTCTCATGCTCCGTCGAAAATCTCCCCGCACGTCAAGCCTCTCCGATCTCGACCTTCGGTAAACCTGATGATCATTAGTACTAGTCTCGGCAACGACTGGAGGCAGAAACGTCATTTCATGCTTCCTCCTTATAGCATGAGCTGTGTCCGTCACGGAGCTGACAGCCCGGACCATCTCTCGCCTCACCGGTCGAGCCTCTTCGGCGGTTAGTGTAACGGAGGTAAAGTCCGTCCCTGACTTTCCATCTGAAGTCTTTTCTTCGTTTTCAGACGCCGGCGGCGGTTCAGAGACTACCGCGGAGGAGGACGAACAACCACCGAGAGGAGTGGTGGTAGCGGATGACAAACCACTGAGAGGAGTGGTGGTTGCGGAGGAAGAAACGTATTGAAAATACAGATCCGGTTCGGTTACTTTTTGGTGGTGGTTAGATAAGGAGAAAATTAGGGCGATGAGAACGTTCACAAGGCAGAAAATGAATATTCCACCGGTCAGACCACCGGAAACAATCCGCCGGAGATACTCACCGACGGAAAGAGACGGCGTCAACCAAGAGAGGAGAAGTAAGACGACGACAAGAACTTCAATCACTGGAAGAAACTTccacaaatattttgttctcTCGAACCTCCTCATGGCGTGAATTTTCTCAGCGGCAACATCTTGGGAAACAAAAGaagccatttttttttttgtaaatccaACCGGAAATAAACTTTTTAGTAAAGTGGATGGATGATCACTTTGACTTGTCTGAACAATTAGATGAGGGTTTTATATAGATATGTAAAGACTCTCTATAATTGGTTGAATTATTGAAACCAATGgatatatcatcatcatctattttttcttatagGTTGGTCGTGGAAATTTCATGACTACAAGCATTAGGTGAATACGTCCAATTCCAGAAGGAAAAAAATGATCGCATTATTGGGGACAACTTGAATAAAGTGATATATAAAAAGTGAAGAATGGTTGGAACGAGTTGGCGAGTAATAAAAGAGCAGGTGAAGCTGAAGTGAACAGCAAAGACCGGGCCAATGTATAAGCACGCTTGGGCAACGTACACCGCCGGACGAAACTTGACACGTGTTTGTTGGAACcatttaatatttctattttattttggtaataGTGTTAAGATTACccatattatatttgtttgtacTCTTCAAACTACTACATTCATTGTatgatttcaaaaaaataatagagtACGAGTGACTAGATTCATCATTTGATAAATTTTCTTGCATTATTTTTGCTTTTTAAAATAGAGTATCAGCGACGAGATTATTTACCATAAGACAAACTTCTCTTGCATTGCTTTTTGAAATAAAAGAGTTCATGACTGGATTTTCATTGTAGTCTCTATGAACAAAGTAAATCTTAAAAATGTGAATATTACATGCAAGGAAAACAATTATGAGCCACTAACCaattagttaaaaaaagttGATACTAAATTAAACGGTAGCTAAATtatagggctgggcaaaaaatccgaattcgaaaaaccgaaccgaacctgatccgaaaaagtagcaccgaacccgaaccgaaattgattaaatatccgaacgggttcaaaatttcggtatttaaagaaccgaaaccaaatccgatccgaaccgaaatattttgggtacccgaatgtatccgaaataaatttatatagttaaatatatacattgtttttatatataatgtatattaaaatattaaaaatatataagatacctttaaattttccaaaatactcggaaaatatatgcaaatagtcaaaagtgaatgtttaaaatagctaaagtatactgaaaacaccaaaatagttaaatatctattgattttttatgtaaatattcaaagaaaatcaatttatatgttaaattaaggtattttgacatatatgttatgaaatttatatgtaatatattatctttcttatagattttgaaaatttaaagtatataatgaattttgaaaatttaaaaacattttaaatgggttattcgaacccgaaccgaacccgcaaagatccgaaccgaacccgaaccaaaatttagaaatatccgaatggggctaaaatctttgaccctgaaaacccgaaacccgaatggactgaaccgaaacccgaatgggtacccgaacgggtacccgaacgcccagccctactAAATTACATAATACCATATGATTTTGTCCACAAATCCAAACTTAGCTGGTTCACACATCCAGAGACCTGGCTTTGAGATTTTTTGGGCTGGAAGCACAAAATAAACTTGTGAGCtcgtaaaaattaaaatagttaaaaatgaaGCTAAAACATTTGATATTGTTACCTTTATCTTGACAACCATTAGCTTTAAGCCTTTAACCAACTATGTTACTAGAAATCTATAGAATTATTtgccaaaattttatatacttaatAGAAGACCGAAAGCATATGCTGGCTTCTACCCATGGCCGCTACTGTATGCATGGATGGTTGTAGTTATTCAGCATTCAGTGTAGTTTCTTGTCTTCCCAGGATTAGAGGTGTGTCTGAAGATCATTAAACATATCATCATTCGGTATATGTGTCTGAGATCGAGTTATCCTACATCTAATGACTTTGGTTTTGAGATCATCCCATTGGCCGTGAAAGAGCTTAACGTCCATGTTTCTTTTATTCTATGTTTAGCGTATCATATCATTCATTATACGTGCTTCTTATCTGACCATTATTTTTGTTGGCTTGGCTAGGCATTTTTGTTCAATGACTATTGGGAGGATATTGGAACGATAGGATCATTCTTTGATGCCAACTTAGCTCTCACAGAACAGGTGACTCTTATTCTTATCTACAAGAACAATCTAGTGGCTCAGTGAAATCTAACCACACGCTTTATCTCTGTTTCTTGCAGCCTCATAAATTCCAGTTTTACGATCCAAAAACTCCCTTCTCCACGTCATCACTTTTTACCACCTACCAAAGTTGATAAATGCATTACTACCGTTTTTTTAGTTGATGATGATATTCATTGATCCTAGCTTGTTCAAAATGTGTTCTTGAACTGCATATACTAGATTCCACAACTGCACATGGATGTTTCTTGAGGGAGTGTGCATCACTCTATTGTGGGAATACGATCAAGTGTAGAGTCTGGAGTAGAGCTTCAAGATACTATGATGGGAGTAGATTTCTACTAGACAGAAGCTGAAATTGCGTCTATGTTGGCAGAAGGTAAAGTTCCGATAGGTGTAGGTGAGAACACCAAGATCAGGTAGACAACCTTTGCCTGGTTCTGACTGATTGAGAATTACATAATTTAACATTAGACATAAAAGATGATTATCTCGTAGTCATGtacatatgtaaaaaaattttgacgtaaataaaatatataaaaatttatgacgtaagtaaattataatatttgattaatattttagttttaaatttgaattattttataattatatgtatacttatattataatgttatactatatattaagtagatatttgttttggtccttttggatatgtaatatataattgGTTTGGTTGTCActttaatatattgtattacaTCTACTTTCTGAATtcaactttaatattttttaaaatagattaaaattgTGATTAATTTGTTATTTACGTTTAGGTTGGTTATTGTTTTAGATAggtaaacatattttaataaaattatgtataacctaatatatattattttgtgagttaaaacaaaacctaaaagtGTTCAacttaaaattacaaaataactaaatgtTAACAATTGGTAATATTTTGTAGTATTCTTTAGTAATATGTTTTGAGTAATTccgtaacatatatatatatatatatatatatatatatatatatatatatatatatatataatagaatattattataaaataatatattttattttagttagatCTTCGAGATATAAAAAATTGGATTAGTCCATTTACTCATTTTGTAAGCATAtggagttatatatatattctttcaaattcagttgaactataaatattttaattaaataaacatatcatcaaatattatttttagcaATATTTATATCTTATGATTAACTTGCAACCatataaataattcaaaatgtGAGACTGAACTGAAAAACTATATTTTACCATCCTataattagtaaatataaaatatttaagtgtCATAAACCAATCAtgtaatatcatatttttgaaaaacatttgtGTTATAATTAACTTAAGACTAAATaaaaattccataaaattagattgaaaaatattattattgtcaCTTGATCATAACTATATTATTGGATTAAACTTCTTAGTTTTTGAATACCACAGCGTTTTAAAACACTAATTGAACTATGGATTTTTAGAATATCATCGATTCATAAAACTTGGAATCCCTTAACATTTTAACGTTTTTAGTTTTATCCAAACAACATATCATGCAATGGAGCATTTTGAAGCTAATGAGGATTTCATTATTGTGAGATATTCAGGTAATAGGACTTTTGATGAAGCACAAATAAAAAGAGATTCAGTATATTTTATTCCTCATGTTCTGAAACATATAACATTGGTGATCTCCTAGGATTGAATCTCCAAGATGGAAAAGTGTATGTTGGTAAATTCTTCGATAGTGAGTGTCTAAATCATATACTTGGAGATACAAAACACTGAAAGATATTTGATAAATTACAACATTTGAAACTTTCAGGAATCTTTCTAGGCTGTGTGTACAAAAATTGTTCATAAACTCTTGTCTAAAACGAATTATTCTGTAAGTTGTAATATGTGTGTGCTTGGATTCATGCATTACATAGAAATAAATGACAGAAGCACATATGGAGACATTCACAAATATTTACAGTGGcaagttatcatgaatcatttAGATACTATCAAGGACCAACCTGGAGCCAAAAAATTCCGTAGCTACTTAACCCAATCAGAGCAAATGATCTTAAGGTAAATGAATTCTATCTAAAATATCTTTTCTGAGAAATTGTTATATTTGGATCTAATATTGTGTTTTAATAGGTATCTATGAAGACACAGCTTGTGTCATGGCAAGACTTTATCGAGATGCAACAACAGCAAACATATTTGTGGtattaatattcattttttcttttgtaggtATGTTGTTGTGGCCGATGAAGACGTCAACATGGTTGAGCACATctcaaaatacatttttaaatcgAATGGGACCCCAAATCAAATAGGTCACGTGAAACCATTTCCTTACCATTGACCTTAGAGGGTGAAGAATGTCCAATTGCATATCATCGCTTCAGTTGAATACTACAAACTTTTTTGTAGGCAATCATGAGAAACTTTTACATATTGTTAAAGCTAATAACAAATGTTCCATATGATGCTACAATGAAATTTTTGCCTGTTAAATTCAAAAtccttaattcttttttttttttaaattgcttAAGAAAAATCTAAATGGATCAGAAATCGATcggaaaaattaaatatgattttggCCGCAAACCCAAAATTTAGATGGTTTACATCACATCAATGGTTATagttttttgtttctattttattagttttttggCATTTTGGCCACATAACTATaagaaaacacaaaactaaGTGTGTAACTATAACATCTAAGAGAATGTGatatttatacaatatatactattttgtccTTCTTCACTTTCACCTATCTTTTTTGATcaattttataagttttaaaataactaattcaaatttcttttatacctataaaaaccatatttttttgtatatgaaatgttttgaattttgtaaAACTAACATATATCTATAAAATTGAATATGTACAGTTATAATAATGTTGTTatgttctattttatttttggaatgtagaatataattataattatacaatCTCATTTTCCTTAATTTCTCCATCTTTCTCTTCTCTATCTCCCTCCATATGTCATTCTCTCCCCCCCTCCATCTCCCCCAGCCTCGCTCCCTCTCTCTATCCatctctattttttatatatttctaatatataatgTTCAAATAACATATTGTCATATTCTCTTTTATTTAcgaaacatataatataattttaattattgtattttctcttttgctctctctctctctctcgtagACTTTCACATACTAAACTAAACGGtcatcaaatatataatatcaaaatttaataatttatattataccATGCACTTAAGCATCTCTCTTACAACAATTATCTTCTTTTATATTAGACATTATGTTTAATCCACTGAAcgttacaaataaataatactcaaaaagttaaattatttttataattgtatttGTCTTTCAAATTATCTATTCTTTATCGacactataaatataatatatctaatattatGTGTGGCATACAAATACTCACGCGCGGTAGAGGACTCTAATGTCTATATTTGTGTGATAAATAGACACATTTCTTAAGTCATGacatattcttaattttttcgGAATATAGTTAAACCACagattctctcttttcttaAATACCAAATTAGATTTTAACCAAAAGAATAGATGAAAAATGTATCTCATACgaatttgatataattttcaatattaattttcatttattatacATTCCATTAACAATTCTGTTTCAGGTTCAATGGTGTTATTTCCAATAATACCCTTTAATATTGCTTATTTTCTGCTAGAAGCAGGGCACCGTTTTAAAACCtttaagatcttttttttttaattgcttGAGAAAAATCTAAAACGGTTGGCGGTGTTAGTCGTCAGATGATTCACGAGGATCACACTGTTTACTCTCTTTGATCTCTACTTATCACTTTCCCGTTTCTCTTTGAGcctaaaaagttaaaaaagatCACACTCACACTTGAGAGAGAAACTTTACTTAGGGGCTGTTCCCACTTGCAAAAACTAGTCGACTTCTCGATTCTCTTTCACTTTTTATAACACTGTACAACCGAATCTCTTGTGTCTGAAAAGTTCCCATTTTTCGATCTGggtttcatcttttttttttttcgtagtTTCTGATTCTAAGGTTCTTCTCCTTCAATTATTCCCTTTGAGTTTTTTTCAAATAGTACAGGTTGTTGTGAAAATATGGCGTCTTGCTGTCCAACAATGAAGCTTCAGTGTACCAGTAGTAGTTCCTCTGGTCTGAACAGAAAAGTTGTTTCCGACTCTAGAAGAGTTTGTGCCTTGTGGGGAGCCGAGGTTGTCAAGGCTTATCATCTGAAGGCACAGAGTGGTGGACCTCAGAAGATTCAGACAAGGCTCATTCGCTCTGTTCTCACCCCATCTGTTGATCAAGAGTCTCATGTATGTTTTCACACACACTAAGAAGTCTCTTTGTTATGTTGCACCTTCTGTGATCTTATCTCTATGTATGCTCTATTAAGTGGGTTTTAGTTTATGTTGTGCTTTGAAatgaactttaagtttttaCAGCTTCTATTCCTGCTAAGTAGCATTTTTGTTTCTTCCAAGTGCTGTTTTGATATATACAGATGTGCATTGTTTCAGGAACCTTTGTTGAGAACTCCAAGAGCAGACCCAAAGAATGTGGCATCTATCATACTAGGTGGCGGTGCTGGGACTCGCTTGTTCCCTCTAACTAGAGGGAGAGCTAAACCTGCGGTGCCAATTGGAGGGTGTTACAGGCTGATAGATATACCAATGAGCAATTGCATCAACAGCGGTATTAGAAAGATCTTCATCTTAACTCAGTTCAATTCTTTCTCCCTCAATCGCCACCTTTCCCGCACTTACAACTTTGGCAATGGTGTCAATTTCGGTGATGGTTTTGTTGAGGTGAGATACCATTGCCCCCCCGCCCCAtcatatatattcatttatgtTGATTTTTCACTTGAAGTGTTGCCTCCTTTGGGAATGATTAGGTTCTTGCTGCAACTCAAACTTCTGGAGATGCAGGAAAGAAATGGTTTCAGGGTACTGCTGATGCTGTTAGGCAGTTTATATGGGTCTTTGAGGTACTCATTAATACTATTTGTCTCTCTTCATTCTCATTAGTAATGTCTATCTTGTCTCTGCAACAAAGGAAACATAACTTGGTGGTGTGTGTTTATGCAGGATGCCAAGACAAAGAATGTGGAACATGTCTTGATCTTGTCTGGTGATCATCTCTATCGGATGGATTACATGAACTTTGTGCAGGTTTAGCTTTGTTCTTCTCATTTTTTGACACTGAGAGGTTCATGTGAACGCTGTTTCATTTATTGTTCGCTTCTGTTTTTGCAGAAGCACATTGAGTCAAATGCTGATATCACAGTTTCTTGTCTTCCCATGGATGAGAGGTGTGTCGGAGGATCATTAACCTTGTTCATGTCCTGCATTTGCTTGATGAATTTGATCCCATTTGTTCTTCTATTCACAGCCGTGCTTCGGATTATGGTCTGCTTAAAATTGACGAGTCAGGACAAATCGTTCAGTTCTCAGAAAAGCCAAAGGGAGATGACTTAAAGGCAATGGTAATGGTCCTCATGTTTTTCTCAAAACATTCATGACTGCATGCTAAACTCAACTaactttctttcttgttttcagCAAGTTGATACTACTGTTCTTGGTCTGCCACCGAAAGAGGCTGCAGAGCTCCCATACATTGCATCGAT
The Raphanus sativus cultivar WK10039 chromosome 1, ASM80110v3, whole genome shotgun sequence DNA segment above includes these coding regions:
- the LOC108854616 gene encoding uncharacterized protein LOC108854616 codes for the protein MASFVSQDVAAEKIHAMRRFERTKYLWKFLPVIEVLVVVLLLLSWLTPSLSVGEYLRRIVSGGLTGGIFIFCLVNVLIALIFSLSNHHQKVTEPDLYFQYVSSSATTTPLSGLSSATTTPLGGCSSSSAVVSEPPPASENEEKTSDGKSGTDFTSVTLTAEEARPVRREMVRAVSSVTDTAHAIRRKHEMTFLPPVVAETSTNDHQVYRRSRSERLDVRGDFRRSMRRLCDIDDLSSDEFRSTVETFIAGKKKMLLKEWMKP
- the LOC108845579 gene encoding glucose-1-phosphate adenylyltransferase large subunit 2, chloroplastic; protein product: MASCCPTMKLQCTSSSSSGLNRKVVSDSRRVCALWGAEVVKAYHLKAQSGGPQKIQTRLIRSVLTPSVDQESHEPLLRTPRADPKNVASIILGGGAGTRLFPLTRGRAKPAVPIGGCYRLIDIPMSNCINSGIRKIFILTQFNSFSLNRHLSRTYNFGNGVNFGDGFVEVLAATQTSGDAGKKWFQGTADAVRQFIWVFEDAKTKNVEHVLILSGDHLYRMDYMNFVQKHIESNADITVSCLPMDESRASDYGLLKIDESGQIVQFSEKPKGDDLKAMQVDTTVLGLPPKEAAELPYIASMGVYVFRKEVLLKLLSSSYPTSNDFGSEIIPLAVKEHNVQAFLFNDYWEDIGTIGSFFDANLALTEQPPKFQFYDPKTPFFTSPRFLPPTKVDKCRIIDSIVSHGCFLRECSVKHSIVGIRSRVESGVELRDTMMMGADFYQTEAEIASLLAEGKVPIGVGENTKIRNCIIDKNAKIGKNVIIANADGVEEGDRPEDGFYIRSGITVVLKNATIRDGLVL